One window from the genome of Populus alba chromosome 15, ASM523922v2, whole genome shotgun sequence encodes:
- the LOC118056427 gene encoding F-box/LRR-repeat protein At3g48880: MEFREIEECGTVRRRWEDMDIDILVKIFQSLTVFERTSGIAHVCSTWRLAACDPFLWRTLDLSMLKSNFIKIPLEPYVYVHGHSDKTLTQFLKIALNLSRGNITSLFFHFNLYVSEDHLTYTAQRCPRLKRLVLPAWNRVETVMIKAIDLWKDLESLTMPSIVNFPRLVQAIATNCRKFSELKIMGPFENYFASSLVTYLPKLKVLSLRCSMLCKDTLIFVLDNLRCLEVLNISHCLLIEAPPPPAPRRIVRQLDKTILEKASHLHYFLACMSDTCNMCQKTRNDEGLMRWYKYDEGLWKEDEVSSLAL, from the exons ATGGAATTTCGTGAAATAGAAGAGTGTGGAACTGTGAGGAGGAGATGGGAGGACATGGACATTGATATCTTGGTGAAGATATTTCAGTCATTGACCGTGTTTGAACGAACTTCAGGCATTGCTCATGTTTGTAGCACGTGGCGCTTGGCTGCTTGTGATCCTTTTCTGTGGAGAACTCTTGATTTGTCCATGTTGAAatctaatttcatcaaaatcccATTAGAGCCTTATGTGTATGTGCATGGTCATTCTGATAAGACATTGACTCAATTCTTGAAGATTGCATTGAATCTCAGCCGGGGAAATATAACATCGTTGTTCTTTCACTTCAATTTGTATGTGAGCGAGGACCACTTGACTTATACTGCTCAAAG GTGCCCACGCCTTAAAAGACTTGTTTTGCCAGCATGGAATCGAGTAGAGACTGTAATGATCAAAGCTATTGACCTGTGGAAGGATCTTGAATCCTTGACAATGCCTAGCATAGTGAATTTCCCTCGTCTTGTTCAGGCAATTGCTACTAATTGCAGGAAATTCAGTGAACTCAAGATCATGGGCCCGTTTGAAAATTACTTTGCTTCCTCCCTTGTTACCTATCTtccaaaattaaaagttttgagCCTCCGATGCTCAATGCTATGTAAGGACACATTGATCTTCGTCTTGGATAATTTGCGTTGCCTAGAAGTGCTCAACATATCTCATTGCCTTCTAATAGAAGCCCCACCACCTCCCGCGCCAAGAAGAATTGTAAGGCAGCTTGATAAAACTATCCTGGAGAAGGCTTCTCATTTACACTACTTCTTAGCCTGCATGAGTGACACTTGCAACATGTgccaaaaaacaagaaatgacGAAGGGCTCATGCGGTGGTACAAGTACGACGAAGGGCTGTGGAAGGAAGATGAGGTCAGCTCTCTTGCTCTTTGA